The following is a genomic window from Neodiprion virginianus isolate iyNeoVirg1 chromosome 1, iyNeoVirg1.1, whole genome shotgun sequence.
GATTCGTCGCTgctattgtaaaattttttaatcaacaattTCGCTGCCACTCGCGTCAATTATTAAAACACGACGCTTAAGCAAGTTTTAGAGAGAACCGTTTCATACTCGATACACTTTGTTGTTTAAAAGTAGACACTTGCGTGGATCAAATCACTTTTGTACCACGTGTGGTCATAACCTTACAATTAGGTTTCATACATAATGCCGAAATTGGATCAAACGATGGCAATAACTGGTAAGAAAGCCATAAAAAGGGATAAATCTTTACCATATGGAAGATTAATATTGTATGACCAGAGCAAAGCCGGAGAAGTTCATCGCCCGAAGTGCATGGATGATCATGACTATACTTTTGTCATCTTGTTTGCCGCATCAGGTTGATAAATTATAGAAGaatcatatttttgaaacCCTTGACACAAACAATCTGATCCGAAAACTCGACCTACCCGTCAACTCTAAGCTTTTACTCGTGAACAAAGACGCGTTAGTTTTGTTCCACGATTACAGTTTGTCTGTTCGATTCAGTAAAGTGACGTCATATCAGAAATAAATCCACGTCTAAAACATCGGATTTGCTGCTATTTAATGGCCAATGTTTCTATAATTATACCAAACAGTAGAcggttcgaaaaaaattcaaaaattatctaCAACCGATAACAAGATTCGAAAATTCTTCTCTCGATCAGAGATTTTTATGCAAGTAAAAGGACTACAGCTGGCTTACTTGTACAAGGCTTTGATCAGCCAGCAGCTAATGACGGTCAGAATCAGGCAGGGAAGGAGCTTGACGACTACGGCCAACACCCAAAAGTTCAACTGAATGAGGAAGCCCTTTCCCGTCGTGTCTGCGTCCATCGCATCGACGTAGTAAAGTATTTCCACCCGACCATTTTCCTCCAGCCTTTCCTCCCTGATCTGCAGACAAGGATTTGGTCATCCCGacgatttatttcaatcactgTTCCGCAAACCTACAGGGTGTCCCATTTTAAAAAGTTTGctcaaaaatatcgaaaactaTGTAAGCAgcattaaattgaaaaatgcttCGGACAGAGATTGTTGTATTCGAAGGGGAGGCTCATCGCATGAGCATCCAAGTTTGTGGGTCCGGGGCCTTTGCTGGGCCCATTGAAGCCCAACTTAAGTCTTTCCCGCTAATTTGTTCAGTTTTCGATGTATTTGAgcatattttaaaaaatggttcACCCTGTAAATCAGAATCTGTAAATAACGTGAACTCACCCCGAAGACCAGATAGCTTGGAGCGCAGGCGATGAAAGGGGCGAGAAAACTGCTCCAGAGTGCGACTCTGCACCGAGCAGCAGTGCACCAGGCATGATTGTGTTGCGGGAACCTGAAATGGTCCAAAAGCTAGTATTTGTTCATGGCGGAAATTAAAATCGTTCAACCGGGTGGAAGCGTTTCAAAAAGTTACAACCGCAAGCGGATTGGCCGGTATGTGAGAACTGAGCTTCCTCTCTGAATGCCAATATTTATGCAGAGTTATTACTTCCCCTCCGAACCGAAGCCTGGAATTTGCATTATGCCGGTGTATTTTTATGGCCACCATTCCACCCGTACGTCACCTTTGATAGGGAACAGTATGTGCCGCGTTCCACTCGTGTCGTAAAGTTGCCCGAGGAGAACTCGATGTTAACggatttataaatatttatacgaaCCCAATTCCTCCCCCCGCGCTCATGTAATATGTGATACGCCGGAATCGGAAGACGCGTTTTTCGCGCCATGGACCTCTTCACGCGTTATAAATTGCGTCGTAGAGTCGATAGGCGATCGGATTACCGTGAATTTCGGCGGTCCGTCGCTCCTGACCATCCTTCTTccacccttttttttttttttttaacgtttctGTGAAATTTGGTCTCGATGGCTTCCTTTCCGCGCTGTTTACACCTTTGATCAACCCTTATGTCACTGCCGGCGCCTCTGTCAGACGCCTACCACTTTTTGTAAACCCTGCAGTGTCAACGGTCCGCACAGTAATGGCCTCGTCGAGAAACACTATATCCTTTGGATAATATTGCCCGAGCTATCTCTGCCACCTTGGCATCCTCCGCAAGCCGACTCGCCACTCTTTTTACCAAAGTTTTTTCCACCAGTCTGACGCACGGGACTGTTTTCACTCGGCAGACGTTTCCATAATTTACTTACGCAGCTCATATTTCCTACTTTTCATCAAAACTTTCTCCTGTATTTTATCCAATGTATACTTTGGCCTCCCCATGTCGGGGATGATATTCCAGCTGCACTTTGTCGGCTTTTGCAATAACGGGATGGCCAACTATATGTCTATATAATCTTCGTTATTCGAGTTTATTCTGTAGTAATATAAGTAAACGCTTAATTGTGTTTCGACTTGACCCTAAATTATTGCCACCACCCGAAACGACTCTTGACTGTTCCTTCTAGCCGGTTAAAATTTGATATGTTAGTCGTGATTTATTACTGCTAACGTAACGATTCTACGATTCTGGAAGAGGTTGACTTGGTCGGTGTTGAAATTCCGTTGATTATTTGTCTGGTCCCTTTTACCTCATCTTTTATTTCGTTTCGCTAGGACCATATTAGGCTTTGGAGGCTGAAAGAGTGCCGAATTCAAACTTTTGTTTAACTTTCTTAAAAACTTTGttggaaacttgaaaaatcgGGATCCCAAGGACCGCAACACGCGCCATCAGACTCGGCCATATCCAAccgtaatgaaaaatttatgaagGCTTCTTTTGAGCGCCACTATTtcgtacaaatttattttagaTTCGTAGCACTTAGGCGGTACGATTATCGTCTTGAAAAAACAGAGACGCGTTAATATTCCGGAATGAATCTTGTCCGTTAAGGCAGAGAAAACAAACCCAAGCCGTCTTCATCGCGAAATAACTTTACGACCTACGTTaggaaaatatataatattcgatAGAGTGCGCACTGGAGAATAATCCTCCTTCCAAAGATACGATCACACAGCTGAGTTACGAGCTAAGAATTGGGGCTTGCGAAACCTCACGATCACGGGGAATTCGTCAAAGTGCTTTTTTGTCAGCTTGACGCGACATTAGAGAACATCTGTTTGATCAGACCCTAAACTGTCGAAAGAAGTTTCGGGGAGTGACAATTGAGTTAGAGAGGCCGTTCAGCTTGGCTTGTGGTCTCGAATCACGAATCGAGGCAAGAGGAAtggaaaggaagaaaaaatgagtTCAATCCATTTGCTCTCCGTGTTCTATTCGCGGTGGACAGGAAGtcaataaaaatagatttccAACACGGTCTGGGGTTGAGAAGAGCACGAGGAGCATTTTCACTTTGGTGGGCCGTGTAAATCGGTTCACCACGTTAACTCTAGGAAACTTTTGCCATTGGGGAGAATGCGCTCGAAGATAACAAAACTGAACCTTAATCCCGTACCCTAATCGGACAGGGATCACCTCCGAGGGTGAAGCTTAAGTGTACAACTCGAGGACGATCGATAGTGCATTGGCAATGTTTCGGTTCCACGACATTACCTAATTGCCGCCATGACTGAGAGATGTGGAACGGGTACAACGGGATTGTCATCACGCCACCATATCGCTGGAATCGTTTCCGAACCGATTCCTGATCGAGTACCTCGTCACGATGTGGAATTCATTCGTTGTAAGCTGCGGTCAGCTTGAGCGGCAACCCGGAGGCGATCGGGTTCCGATTTCAAGCGGAAAATTAGCGGTCAGGTGGTGCGATTGCAGTGAAATGTATACCATCAAAGGCGATTCTACACCGAGGTAAACTGGTTCAATCAAAATCCACCGCAGTCTCGGAAACGAATCTGATCCTATCAACTGCTTTCAACGATTACGTCGCATCAAGCACGATGTTGATAGCCTCCAATGACGTTTCTGAGTTCAGTTTGTTACCGGAGGTAATTACATCTGCAGGCTTTACCATGGTAGTGCAAGCCTAGTAGACCAGGTTGATTTCTTCTCGTCATATTACGACAACCAACGAAAAGTCGTACGAGATAGAAATGCGAGGGCATGAAAGAGTCGCGTCAACGGTCCCAATAAATTCAATTCGTTCGTAAATTAGGGTTTACTGACCTGATGGCGATGTACCTCCAGACGGCAAGAGTGAGGGTCAATCCTATGCTGATGGTGTGCAGGGCTTGGGCGAAGTGCATGTGGAAGAGCACGAAGACCGCCCATCCGTAAGGAAAGACCTTGTGTCCCGGAAGGATGAGGTACTTGTAGACGGCGAATGGAACGTACTCGAACATGACGAGCATATCAGCGGTCGCGAGTCCTGTGAGTATGCGATTTATGGGTGCCGAGGCCATGTCCTTCCGGGTGAGAACGACGATGTTCAGCATATTCGCGACGCTTCCAAATATGCAGACTATCAGGGCAACGTAGCCGTGGTAAACCTTGTAGGAGAGGGCAAGGTCGCGAACGACACCGTTGCAGTAGCAGTATTTCTCCTCGGTCGAAGAAATGGTCGTCCTAGTCGTCGGAAGGTTTGGGAAGCTGAAGTTGTTCAGGTAGTCGATGTCCTCTTCGGTTATATTAAGCTTCTTGTACAAGTCCGATATGTTCTCGTGGCGATTCATCATCGTTACTTCGTACAACAAGTGCTTAAGGTAGAGTAGCGTTCAGCTGATTCGCATCAGTCTGGACTTCCGCCAGGTTGTACAGCACATTCCGGTCCAGGCTTACAGATCTCAGACCCCAACCCCTGACGCTTAATTCCAGGTTCCCTCTTTTATCACGAACTACCAGCTCGCTCTGTGGTGCTGGTCAATTTTCTCTGCAGGGCGCCGCTATTGacagaaaaatcaaaacggGGTTAAAGCAGGAAAGGTCCAGTTGCGTTCGATTGGAAAATATAACTCGTCAACGCTGTGACGTATGTAGATAGGTCTGATTTCGACAAATACGTTTTACAACGATGCTGCCCAGATATTATATCGGGCTGGCATCTGGTGCAGTTACCAATATTCGACGTGgttatttactttattaatGCGGCCAGCTTTTGACCATCGTATCGTTCGCGGAAAACGAGGATTTCAGAGTAACTCGCGTTTGACGTCGAGGAACGAAATAATAACTCCGATGTTATGACGAACCAGACTTAGCTTTATCAAAACATCGATTCAAGACCTTGCGGTCTGAGAAATCAAAAGCGTTCAACGGAGATGAATCCAAAGATGTATATACCAAACGAACCTGACAAGTTGCATGAAGTCGATAAATTTGATCGTGTATAAATATGATTCAGAAACCATGGGTCGCGAAAGAATCTTACGCCGATATGAGGAACAATTGGAATACGAGCTTTTGTAGAGTCGGCTAGAACTTTCAGCTTTTCATTTTGCATTACACGTTTCTTAATCTTCTTTCGGCAGCTGTGACGTTTCGTTTGAATTGGAGATTCGAGACGCGTTTATGCTTCCTGCGGTGCGACAGGCGAACCCTTAAACCTAGAAATAGACCGAAAGGAAAACAGTTCGGTTGGTATTACGGCAATGCGCGGTCAGTATAAAATTTCGAGAGAAGTCGGTCGGTGGAACGAGCTTTTATTTTAGAGTATCGCCGAGGGACCGATTGTGGAAAAACGAGGTTCGCAATTTTCGTGGGAGGAAGAGAGGATTGTCATTCGCTTTTAGCACTCTACTCTCACTGCGTTGTTCATGTTTTCTCGGTGagaatatcgaaaatttaattgaagGAAAGCAGAtcgtattttcaattctttgaGAATATGTTACGACGTAAATTTTATGTAACTACAGTTCTTTTAATTTTGCGAATCACCAGAGGATTTGTTACGGATTCCGTTTTTACCTACTTATGTAAGAATCCCGCAACTTTTACGTGGAATGTAACAAGGATggcaaaataattataatccgACACGATTATAAGCGTGGGTAAACTTTGTTAATGGATTAATGTAAGCAGCACTGCAGCCACGTCCTTGTTTCATAACAAAAACTTTCGAAGCGTTTATCGTGatcgtataattatatattttggCTAACGTTACTTCAATTATGACATTAATTATTAACGAATAAACTTCCAAAAGCTGGCGTCTGGTGGATTTCCGCATACGGTAATAAATCGTTTTGAAATATGCAACAAGCTTTTTTAATATGCCTAATATTGTACCTAATTTTTAATAACCGAGGGTCCAAATGCAACATCGGATAAACTTTATATGCCCACCcataagtaaaaattttatggcCAGGGTGAAAAACCGtacgttttctttctttttttttttatcaaatgtaTGTACAGTGCCTTGTGGATTACGTGGcgcgatatttatttattgatttacgACGCGGGCTTTGTCGAActaattgataatttaatatatgAAAAGCATCGTGTATAAATAACGCTGTTGCTATCGGTTTATTAGATCTACGTGTTACACGTGAGCCTCTATTTCGATGTTAAAAACACCCCAATTCGTTTCCCGGTGATCAATCTACCGAAAAAGTTCTCTCTCAAATACATATAAAAACCTCCAGCGACTCGCgctgtaattaattttatttaattttttttgattatattACACTTGTTCAAAATGGtaaaggaaaatttttaaactttcttGATTGCCCAAACTGTTTTACTTTCATTTGAAAGCTCCCTCGCCCGCTTTCCAAGATTCTCAAAACGAGTAAAAATTCTACACAACTCGACGGTTCCTCGTTCTTTCCGCAAAAATATTGCCGGTCCTTTATCATCACCTCGCAGATAACCTCACTGTATACGAATATCGCGACTGGATAATATCCCGGAGGAAATCAAAATTCGAAGACGAAGCGTCCCGCAGGTACATCTACGTTGATCAGCAGGACGACAGATGGAATTCGCACGGCTACAGAGAGGGTTATAAAACATGAAGGTGCTTCGCGACTCTCGAACAGATGTTTCAATTTGTCGCCTAGATTATTCCGCCTTCGCTCCGGCTCAACTTCTTCGCGAGTACCGATACGATTTTCAACCGGGCGAGAGGCGACGGATCGgctttatttaatttcattttatttcggCTCGTTCAGAGGTCGGGAATACGTAGCGTGAATTCTAATCGCCTCGGAGCTTTTCTCGGCAATCCAGCGTCGCGTCGTCGTCTTTGAGTCAATCACGAGACTACAATAATCCCAGAATTAAATTCCCGTTCATGCAAAGTGACTTAGACTCGAAGAACGCGGGCTCCCcagtttttttcccccacgAGTGTTTCTTGTTGCCGAGTCGAGTGCTTGGGTATAAAAACCGACTCGACGGTCTCTGGGAAGcttcaaaaatattaactCACAAGTTTATATTCGCCGAGGCGCTGTGAATTATCTCTCTGCTTCTTGCCAGCACGATCAGGCCAGGAATAGAGCCCTTGGAAAAACTATATTCTCATAGATTGCACGTTGCGCATGCAGGAACAATTCTCCTACCGTAATACCTTTAATTCCTCGGATCAAGCGAACTGCGCGATTCGACCGGTAAACCAAAAGTATCCGCTCGTATCTGTAATTATACAGTTAACGCAGCCCGGCGTAGTTCGATTCGTTCTCCGTTATCTCGGACAATTATTGTTACAACTATCACAGCTGGCCATCCACAACCTCCTATCAATTCAGCTTCGGGGGAATccagagagagggagaaagagagaagagagagagagggagagagctTTGCTCTTCGATTGGCCGGAACGCATTGGGCAAACCGTGCAACGTATCGTCACGTCGACTGGGTTTAATTTCGATTCCAATTATGCGGATGTTagtgtattttgaaaaaagtagacGGAGAGACTCGCACTTGCAGAGGATTCTCTGTTCATACGATTTAAGAGGAATAGTTTATCTGCGCGATAATTTAATTGAGATATGAAAAAATCCGCCGGGGTTATACGCTGATCCATTCCGTTAAACTCACGGGAACGCGCATTTGGCTTCATTAAATTggcaaaaaagaaatatggATAAAATGGGTGAAACAACAATTTGAGTTAGTCCGGAATGCGTCGTTAAAGACTGTCGTCAAATTGCAGAGGTGAATTCCACGTGTAGCTTAAATTTCTGACACCGGATATTATCCAAGGATgaaggttgaaattttcaaaattccttACCAATATCGACTACAACAGTAGAATGCTTGTCAGTGCccgaaatgaagaaaaaaatagactACGGATTGGGGAAAGCATGTCTTGGAGCAAAGATCCATAGGATCATGATTTCGATCAATGGGCCATCTCGGGATTCGGTGAAAGCGCAGAGCACAAGTATTTTTCGCCTAGAAAAGCGGATTTGTTCGAACATTTCGCCTGTAGAATCGCGAGTCTTCCATACAGATTTTATCAGGGCACGTCGGTCTTTTATCTCGGTATTTCGGTTCCATGCCTCCCGATGATGAGATCAAAGGGCCCTTCTCATATTCCGGGCGGATGCGTCTTTTAATTTCGTCCGCATTGTTTTCGTCGTTAACTGTTCAATTTCCTCTCCTCGAATCGACTCCCCGCACTTTGATCATACGATCTGGCGTTATTCTCGATATTGTTCATTGTCCAAAGGAGAAACAAACATGGaaacagagaaagaaaatttccagaaGTTACGAGAGAGCGAGTTTTACCCCTTGTAAAATACTCTCCAGACGTCGCTTTTTACGTCCCTATCAGGTGAATAGATACAGAGGCACGAGATGATCTCCAACTTACTTTCCTGCGTCAAAGGACCTGCTCCATGTTCTCCAGCCCGGAGTTTCAAGTTTCCAGGCTTTCGCGGTGAACCAATCGTCGATGATTAACCGGTTTAAGACGTCGAATGCATTACCGCACGTGAATCGAGTCTTGACACTCACTTGCACACGTtaaattgttacttttttgtttatcaatgATAAAATGACGCCCTTgatgtgaaaatcaaatttagcTCTAACGCTAGACGGCAGCTCAACCTCTTTGATGATCTCGGATTTACTTcgaattataaaatgtattatgCGAGTATGTCAGGGCAGCCTTTAAGCCTGCCTTGGACAGATTCAACGAACAAAACGAACCACCGTTCGAAAATCGGTTACGGATCCGTATTCTTGATTTTGTTATGGATATAAAATACAGTCGCTCTCTTCTTTCAGCGAGTTTTACAGCAGTTGGCCCCTTTGTCCAACGCAGGATCATTTCGATATCTTGGGAACATCTCTCTTcggagatattttttcatcgaaggGACCGAGGCTCTGAGTTAGCAGAAGGTTGTTGTACCCGGCTGACAGTGACGCTAATTGCGCCTTCATCCGATCGACCTATCTCAAGTATATAGCATATAACAAGGGGGAATTCTTTCGCGAAACAAAAAGATCGGAGTAACGTGCCAgcggaatataaaatttttgcggAACTCACAAGGACGAAAATTATAGCCTAGAATTTTGTCCGTCTCTTTCTCAGTGGGGTTCAAAGCCGTCGACGAAGATGAGACTTGATTTTCTCCGGTCTAATTTTCTCGCTAGATGAATTCCAGAGAGTAATTTTTACGCCAGGGTTCATATTTATCGCTTCAAGCGGATCCTGGCCAATTAGCGAATCCCAGATTTCCACGAATATCACGACCTTTCTACATCGCAATGGAAGCCAATCTATCCGTAATGTAATCCGACGGGAATCATCGCAAACTAAATCGTTACACAGATTAAACCTATTATAACAGCTATAGGCGTCCCTGATCAAAGCCTCGATCAATTAGTCTAACTCTGATTCAGACTAGCTTCGATGTACGTTTGAAGTTGTTGAAAAGGCATGGAATTACTCGTAGGAATGTTTCCAGCCTCTGTTTGTTTTCAATCCTGGCCAAAATTACAATCATCCGAGAATTTACCGAGCTTCAACTAACGCA
Proteins encoded in this region:
- the LOC124300248 gene encoding G-protein coupled receptor dmsr-1, translated to MMNRHENISDLYKKLNITEEDIDYLNNFSFPNLPTTRTTISSTEEKYCYCNGVVRDLALSYKVYHGYVALIVCIFGSVANMLNIVVLTRKDMASAPINRILTGLATADMLVMFEYVPFAVYKYLILPGHKVFPYGWAVFVLFHMHFAQALHTISIGLTLTLAVWRYIAIRFPQHNHAWCTAARCRVALWSSFLAPFIACAPSYLVFGIREERLEENGRVEILYYVDAMDADTTGKGFLIQLNFWVLAVVVKLLPCLILTVISCWLIKALYKAKGRKQALRDYNPCAINTMKNGGSRRASKSERRTDRTTRMMVAVLLLFLVTEFPQGILGLLSGVLGDCFFRNCYHNLGEIMDILALLNGAINFILYCSMSRQFRTTFGQLFKPRIMKKWHPATQQTDIQSTYV